The genomic stretch AGACCTTCATCGGGCAGATCTACGCGATGTTCGGCCTCACCAACATCGCGGACAAGGCGCCCGACGCGGCCGGCGGGTATCCCAAGCTGTCGGCCGAGTTCGTGGCCCAGTCCGACCCCGACCTGATCTTCCTGGCCGACGTCAAGTGTTGCCGGCAGAGCAAGGAGACGCTGGCGAAGCGGCCGGGCTGGGCGAACCTGTCGGCCATCAAGAACGACCGGGTCATCCAGCTCGACGACGACATCGCCTCCCGGTGGGGGCCGCGCATCGTCCAGCTCGCCGAGACCATCGGCGCGGCCGTCAAGAACGGCGCGAGCTGAGCATGACCACGCAGGCCGGCCTGTCCAGGGCCAGACCCCTCTGGGTGGCGGGCGCCCTCGGCGTGCTGGCCGTGTCCATGGTCGCCGGGCTCCTCGACGGGGCCGCCGACATCTCGCCGTGGCAGGTGCTGCTCCAGGCGATGGACTGGTTGCCGCTCGTCCACGTCGACTCGGGGCTCGCGCCCGTCGAGCAGGGGCTGCTGTACGAGCTGCGGCTGCCCAGGGTGCTCGTCGCGGCCGTGGTCGGCGGGCTGCTGGCCATGGCCGGGGCCGCGTACCAGGGGGTGTTCCGCAATCCGCTCGCCGATCCGTACCTGCTGGGCGCCGCCGCCGGGGCAGGACTCGCCGCGACACTGGCCATCGTGGCGTTGCCGGCCGTGGCCGGGAGCATCCCGGTCGCGGCGTTCGCCGGGGCGGTGGGCGGCGTGTTCCTCGCCTATACGCTCGGCAACACGGCCGGACGCGCGGGCGGCACCGCCACGCTGGTGCTGGCCGGGGTGGCGGTCACGTCGTTCCTGACCGCGATCCAGACGTTCGTGCAGCAGTTCAAGGTCGAGGAGCTGCAGCGTATCTACTCGTGGATCCTCGGGGACGTCGGCGGCGGGTGGGACCAGCTGTGGCTGGTGCTCCCGTACGCCGCCGTGTCCTCGGTGCTGCTCCTGCTGCACGGGCGCATGCTGGACGTGCTCTCGGTGGGCGACGAGGAGGCCACGAGCCTGGGCCTGCGGGCCGGCAGGGTGCGCTTCACCGTGTTGCTGGCGGCGTCGCTGGCCACCGCGGCGGCTGTGGCCGTGAGCGGTTTGATCGGGTTCGTGGGCATCGTCGTGCCGCATGTGGTGCGGCGGCTCGCGGGCGGCTCGTACCGGATCGTGCTGCCGCTGTCGCTCATCGGCGGCGCGGCCTTCCTGGTGCTGGCCGACCTCGTCGCCCGCACCGTGCTCGCGCCCGCCGAGCTGCCGATCGGCGTGGTGACGATGTTCGTGGGAGCGCCGTTCTTCGTGACGGTCCTGCGCATGACCCGGCGGGCCGTCACATGATCGAGACGCGGGGCCTGTCCGTACGGCTCGGCGAGCGCGAGGTCGTCCGCGACGTCGATCTGCGGGTACGCAGGGGCGAATGGCTAGCGATCATCGGGCCCAACGGAGCCGGCAAGTCCACCCTGCTCAAGGCCGTCATGGGGCTGGTCGCGCACCGGGGCGACGTCACGTTGTCCGGGCGGCCGGGGGCGGGGCTGAAACCGCGGGAGCGCGCCCGGCTCCTGGCGTACGCGCCGCAGACGCCCGCCCTGCCGCCCGACATGACGGTCTTCGACTACGCGTTGCTGGGACGGACGCCGTACATCCCGTATTTGGGGCGCGAGAGCCGCCACGACCGGGAGGTCACCGCGTCCGTGCTCGACCGGCTGGACCTGACCGCCCTCGCCACCCGCCACGTCGGCGAGTTGTCCGGCGGGGAGCGGCAGCGGGTGGTGCTGGCCAGGGCGCTCGCCCAGCAGGCGCCCGTGCTGCTGCTCGACGAGCCGACCACCGCGCTCGACCTCGGGCACCAGCAGCAGGTGCTGGAGCTGGTGGACCGGCTCAGGCGGGCCGACGGGCTCACCGTCGTCACCACCATGCACGACCTGACCGTCGCGGGCCTGTACGCCGACGCGCTGCTGCTGCTCGCCGATGGGCACGCGGCCGCCTCCGGCAAGCCCGACCAGGTGCTGACCGAGGAATTGGTGGGACGGCACTTCGACGCCCATGTCAAGATCGAGCCGGGGCCGGACGGGCGGCCTGTCGTGCACCTGGTCAGGGGAGGACCGTGAAGCTGACGTATCGGGTGGAGGAGGGTGCCCGGCTCGGTGCGCTGCTGTGGGAGTTCGGGCCCGGGTGGCGGATGATCTCCTCGGCGCTGCTCGGCGGGGGGATCGGGGCGCGGGAATGGGTGCTGAACGCGCAGGTCGTGGCCGGGTATGCGCGGATGGACCCGGTCGATCATCTCCGCTCGTTAGGTCCTGGGGGAGAGGGCGTGGGCATGATGACCGCCGCGTCGGTGGACCGGTACGTGCGGGCCGCCGACGGCGGAGTGGAGGCCTTCGCGACCGTGGGGCTCCGGGTGCCGACCTGGGCGGCGGCGCCGGAGGGGTTCGAGGATCCGGAGCTGGCGCCCATGCGGGTCGGGACCATCAACATCGTCACCGTGGTGCCTGTCGCCATGACCGATGCGGCGCTGGTCAACGCCGTGATGACGGTCACGGAGGCCAAGTCGCAGGCGTTGATCGAGGCGGGGTTCCCCTGCACGGGGACGGCGTCGGACGCCGTGTGCGTGGCCGTGCCCGCCGATGGGCCGGAGGAGTTGTTCGGGGGGCCGCGGTCGGAGTGGGGGGCTCGGGTGGCGCGGGCCGTTCACGCGGCTGTGCGGCGCGGCGCCGAAGCGTGGCGGCCTCGTGACTCAGGGTGAAGGAATTCGGGTAAGTAGCATGTGGGCGAGGGCGAGACTCCCGATACTGAGTGGGTGACCGCAATGGCAACGATCGAACCGACCCGGGGGCGCGTAGTCCTTCCAAGGACGCTCACTGTCGACGAGCTGCTGAGGTTTCCGGTCGACGGAAAGCATTATGAGCTCTTCAACGGGAGCCTAGTGGTGAGCCCTGCCCCTACCCCCCTACACCAGCGCATTATCTTCCGGCTGCAGCGCATTCTCGATGATGCGGCGCCGCCTGAGCTGGAGCCTCTGTCAACCGTCAACGTCCGCCCAAGCAACGAGGACTTCTACATCCCCGACCTTGTCGTGGTGCCCGTGGCGGTGGCTGACGCGGTAGGGCTCATGTTCGCGCCCAGCGATCTGCTACTAGCTGTGGAGGTGGTCAGCCCTACTAGTCAGTTGCTCGACAGAGCGACCAAACCGCTGGCATACGCAGCGGCGGGCATTCCCCTTTACTGGCGCGTCGATCCCGACGGGCCGACGCTCTACGTCTACGAACTCGATGGTGACTCCTACAAAGAGCCCATCACCCACAAGGCTGGGACCACGGTCACTCTGCCGTCGCCCTACGCTGTCAGTTTCGATCCCGCCGACTTGATCGGTCGACCAGTCTCCAACCCGTAGTCTTCGGCCGCTCCTCGAGGCGTGACGCGCCCAGCCTCGAGGTCGGCCAGGATTGCCGCGCGGTCCCGTTCGGCTGGAGGGCCGAGGCCAGCGCCGCCTGTCGTCTCCACGATGAACGCCTCGCCGGCCGCGAACCGGACATTGTTCACCTTCGATGCGAGCCGTTCCACCGTCCCGTCCAGGTGCCGCTTGTAGAAGCCGCCCAGCCGCCCCGGTAGCCCGCCGTCCCGGCCCGGGGGTGGGAGGCGGAGGCGGTCGCCGCGGGTCGTGACGTGGCAGTCGGCCAGGAAACGGTAGACGGTCCGCGAGCCCAGCCCGCCGCGATACCGCCCGGGACCGCCCGAATCCGGGATCGTCTCGATGGACTCGACGATCAGCGGGCATCGGCTCTCCACCGGCTCCACCTGCGGCACCGAGTTGCGGCCGATGCCGAAGTGCACGCCCGTCGCGTCCGGCCCGTCCAGCCCCTGGCGGGCGCCGACGCCGCCGAAGTCGTAGGACAGATGGATCCAGTACGGCGCGCCGACCGCGGCGATCGAGAACGGCTGCAGGATCCCGCTGGGCGCGATCGCCCGTTCCGGCACCGCTTCGGACAGCGCCTGGAAGACGGCCTCCATGGCGGCGTAGATGGGGACGTACCGGCCGCCGCACGGATACGGGGAGCGGGCGTTGAGCAGGGAGCCCTCCGGCAGGCGCACCTCGATGGCGCGCAGGCAGCCGTCGTTCATGGGGATCGCCGGGTCCAGGAAGCAGCGGATCGCGAAGACGGCCGCCGCCAGGGACTGCGAGGCGGAGGCGTTGATGGCGGCGGGGACCTGCGGGTCCGTGCCCGCGAAGTCCAGCACGGCCTGGGCGGCGTCGAGGGTGACGGCGACGCGGATGTGGTGCGATTTTTCGGGATTTATGCCGTCGTCATCGATCGGGTACGCCGCCTCGAACCGGCCCTCCGGCAGCTCGGCCAGGGAGGCGCGGGTCCTGGCCTCGGTGTAGTCCAGGTAGTCGCCGACCCCTGCCGCCAGCCCGTCCACCCCGTACTCGCCGATCAGCGCCTCCAGTCGGGCCGCGGCCACCGCCGTGCCGGCCACGAGGGCCCGTACGTCCCCCATGACCTTGTCCGGGGTGCGGCTGTTGGCCCGCAGGACGGCCTCGATGGCCGGGTCGATCCCGTCCGCGGTCGCCAGGCGTACCGGCGGGAGTTGCAGGCCCTCCAGGAAGACGTCCGTGGCCAGCGGGGCCATCCCGCCTGCCGACAGGCCGCCCAGGTCCGAGACGTGGATCATGGTGCCGGTGAAGTACGCGGGGCTGCCGTCGACGAAGACCGGGCGGTAGACGAGCAGGTCGTTGGTGTGGACGCCGCCCCGGTAGGCGTCGTTGAGCACGTACGCCTCGCCGGGGCGCATCGTGTCCAGCGGGATGTCCTTGATCAGCTCGGGGAGGGCCACCTTGAGCGCCATGCTGTTCATGAGCGTGGTGGCCATGGACTGGGCGATCAGGCGTCCCCGGGCGTCCAGGACGGCGGCGGAGGCGTCGGAGCCCTCGACGATGAAGGTCGAGTACGCCGAGCGCACCACCACGATGCTGGCCTCCTCCGCGGCCACCACCAGCGCGTTCCTGAGCACCTCGGCGGTCAGGGCGTCGGTCATCTGCCGCTCCCGGGTGTCAGGTGCACGGCGCGGGACTCGGTGAGGGTCGCGATCCAGGCGGGCGGGACGACGATGGTGGACTCGGCGTCCTCGATGACGGCCGGGCCGGGGAGGACACCGCCCATGGTGTCCCTGGTGTGCACCGGGATCTCGACGTAGCCGCCCAGCTCGGGGAAGTACGCCTGCCGGGGGGCGGGGCGGTCCGCGCCGGACGGAAGGGACGCGTCGGCGGGGAGGTGCCGGTCGGTGGGCAGGGGGCGGTCGGCGGGGGTCGTCACGCGGACGCGGTAGCTGACCAGCTCGATCTCGCCCTGTTGGGTGATCCCGTATACCTGCCGATATCGCTCGAAGAAGCGGGATGCGAGCACCTCGGTCGAGGGCGACCACTCCACGGTCAGGTCGTGGGACTGGCCCTTGAAGCGGACGTCCACTGACCGCAGCACCGTAACCGCCGGATCCGCCGGAGGGACGCCCAGGTCGGCGGCGGCGTCCGCGGCCAGCTCGGTGAAGATCGGCTCCGGGTCGCCCGCGTCCAGCCGGGACAGCACCCGGTCGGTGGACAGATCCCCGGCCAGCAGGCCCGCCGCCGAGGCCACCCCGCAGTACGCGGGCACCACCACGGTGGAGATCCTGAACCGCTCCGCCACCCTGGCCGCGTGCATGGGCCCGGCGCCGCCGAAGGCCACCAGGGCGAAGCCGCGCGGATCGATCCCGCGCTGCACCGTCACCACGTGCACCGCCGACGCCATGGCGGCGCTCACGATCTCGTGCACGGCGTACGCGGCCCCCTCCCGTGACACCCCGAGCGGTCCTGCCAGCCGGTCGAGGGCCTTGTCCGCCAGCGACGGCGACAACGGGATCGAGGCGGAGGAGAGGTAGCCGAGCACCAGGTTCGCGTCCGTGACCGTCGGCTCCGAGCCGCCCAGCCCGTAACACGCCGGGCCGGGGGAGGACCCGGCCGAGTGCGGGCCCACACGCAGGGCGCCTGCCGCGTCGAGCCAGGCGATGCTGCCGCCGCCCGCCCCGACCTCCGCCAGGTCGATGGCGGGGGTCTTGATCGGCACGCCGGTGCCCGCCCGCCGGCCGCCGAAGCTGCCCTTGCCGCCCACGTGGAACTCGTGGGTGATCTCCGGCCGGCCGCCGCGCACCACGCAGGCCTTGGCGGTGGTGCCGCCCATGTCGAACGAGATCACGTCCGCGAACCCGGTCCCCGCCGCCGCCAGCACCCCCGCCGCCGGCCCGGACTCGATCGTGGCCACCGCCCGCCTGGCGGCCAGTTCGGCGGAGATGACGCCGCCGCTCGACTCCATGACGTGGATGGGGGCGTGGATGCCGACGTCGGCCAGCCGATCGCGGAGCCGCGACAGATAGGAGGCCATCAATGGACCGATATATGCGGACATGATGGTGGTGGTGGCGCGCTCGTATTCGCGGATCTCCGGCCACACCTCCGACGAGGTCACCACGGTGGGGACGGTCTCCCGGAGGATCGCCGCCACCTGCCGTTCGTGGCCGGGGTTGGCGTAGGCGTGCAGCAGGCACACGGCCGCCGACTCGATGCCGCGCCGGGCGATCTCCGCGGCCACGCGCCGTACGGAATCGGGGTCCAGTGGCGTCAGCACCTCGCCGCGCGCCGAGATCCGCTCCACGACCTCGAAGCAGTCCGCCGCGGCGACCGGGGGAGGGGGCGGGGTGAAGCGCAGGTCGTACCGGTCCTCCTCGACCCGCGCGTAGCGGCCGAGCGGGACGGCCGCGCGGAAGCCCTGAGTCGTGACGTAGGCGACGCGCACGCCCTTGCGCTCGAGCACGGCGTTGGTGGCCAGCGTGGTCGCGTGCACCACCCGGGTGACCTGGGCGGGATCGCGTTCGCCGAGCACACGCGTAACGCCGGAGACGATTCCCGCGATGGGGTCGTAGTGGGTACTCAAGCACTTGACCACGGAAACCGCGCCGGAGGTGCCGCGAAGGACCACATCGGTGAAGGTGCCGCCGACATCGACGCCGATCGCGTAGGCCACTCGGGTACGTTACGCCCCCTAACAAGCGCTTGTCTACGGAGTGGTCTATTGACTTACTACAGGTGATTGGGACCCTGGTTCTAATCCTGGTGTTGGGAGCGGAGAGATGGCGCGCCTCACAGCTCTGGCCGGTGGCATCGCGGTGGCACTGGCGCTGACCGCGTTACCGGTGGCGGCGCACGAGCACCCGAGCGGCATCACGGACCTGGTGACCCCGGCCGTGGTCCGCGTGGAAGCCGTGTCCCACGTGGAGATCACCCTGCTCGACCACATCGGCGAGCTGAAACACGTGGAGCGGTCCTACGACATCCCGTTCGGGCAGGGCACGGGGACCGTGGTCAACCCCGACGGGACTATCGTCGGGCTGCGGCGCTTCGCGGTGAACGACAACGACGTGGCCGTCTACGCGGCCAACAAGATCTTCGCCGAGCACCACAAGGTGAAGATCCCCGCCGACTACGACAAGCACAAGCTCTCCGACGACCGGCTCAACCGCCATCTGCAGGCCTGCTACCCGCCCAAGAGCGACACCGCCACCTGCATCATCAAGGTCACCACCGAGATCACGGCCTTCCCCAACGTGTCGCCGGCCAGCACCGAAGGCTTCAAGGTCAAGTGCATCAAGGCAGGTCCCGACCCCGACAGCCCGGCCGTGCTGGTGCCCGTCACCCCGGTCGCCGGCGGCGTCGGCATGCCGACCGCGCCGCTCGCCGACAAGGTGCCCGAGCAGGAGGGCTCGCCGACCAGCATCGCGGGCTTCCTCGGCCGGCCGGGGCCGAACGTGCAGCACACCGTCGAGATCGCCCATCTGAGCAAGGGCGGCGGCCAGGGCGCGACCGGCAGGCCGTTCGCCGACCCGGAGAAGAAGGTGGACGAGCCGGTCAAGCTGGGCGGCCTGGCCGACAAGGGCCTCGTGGGCGCGCCGGTGATCGGCGACAAGGAGGGCCACGTCATCGGCCTGCTGGTCGGCGGCGGCAAGGAAGGCAAGATGATCGGGATCAGGGAGATCACCGGCATCCTGACCCAGGCCAAGGTGGTGCCGCGCCGGGGCGCCATCGACACGGCGTTCGAGGCGGCACTGACCCGCTATCACACCAACTACTACACCGAGGCAGCGCCGGGCTTCCAGCGCGTGCTCGAGCTCTACCCCGGCAACGTGGTCGCCGCGGGCCTGCTGAAGACCTCGCTGGCCAAGCGGGGCGGCCCCGAGGACCAGGGCACCAAGCGGGCGGCGGCCGAGCCGGCCGGGTCCATGCCGCTGTGGCCGTTCATCGTGGCGGCGGCGATACTTTTCCTGGCGGCCGGGGGCGGAGCGTATTTCTTGTGGCGCCGCCGCACTCCGGATGAATCGACAGGACCGCCACAGCAGCCGCTGGCGGCCGGTCCACCGCTCGACCTCGACGACGGCGCCAACCAGACCGTGGTCGTGCGGCGGTCGCAGTCGTTCCAAGCGGTCCCGCAGCAGCAGCAGGTGATGACCGCGCCCGATCCGGGAGTCAAATACTGCACGTCGTGCGGCATGAGGCTCGGACCGGCGCATCGTTTCTGCGGCTACTGCGGTCACCCCATCGAGACGTGATGCAATTGAACGAAAGATCGCTCATCGGCCAGGAGGTGGCCGGGTATTACATCGAGGACATCGTCGGCAAGGGCGGCATGGCCGTCGTCTACCTGGCGCTCGACCCCAGGCTGAGCCGCCGCGTGGCGCTGAAGATCCTCAACCCGGTGCTCAGCGTCGACGACCGGTTCAGGCAGCGGTTCATCCTGGAGTCCAGGACGGTCGCCAGCATCGAGCATCCCAACATCATCCCGATCTACGAGGCCAACGCCGACGCCGACGGCGTGCTCTACATCGCCATGCGCTACGTCGACGGCCTCGACCTGCGCCGCCTCATCTACGACCGGGGGCCGCTGCCGATCGGGCCGGCCAACCAGATCTTCGCCCAGGTGGCCGCCGCCCTCGACGCCGCCCACGCGCACGACCTCATCCACCGTGACGTGAAACCGGCCAACATCCTGCTGGCCGGCAACCACGTCTACCTGACCGACTTCGGCATCACCAAGCATCGTTCGTCGATCTCCGGGCTGACCCAGACCGACCAGTTCATCGGCACGCCCCGGTACATGTCGCCCGAGCAGATTAACAAGGAGCACATCGACGGTCGCTGCGACCAGTACGCGCTGGCCTGCGTGGTCTACGAGTCGCTGTCGGCGCGGCTGCCGTTCCAGCGCGAGAACGACATCGCGCTGCTGTGGGCGCATCTGGCCGAGCAGCCCACACCGCTGTCGCAGCTCAGGCCGGACCTGCCGCCGGAGATCGACGCCGTGATGATGCGCGCCCTGGCCAAGTCGCCCGAGCAGCGCTTCGTGACCTGCACCGAGTTCGTGTCGGCGCTGCGCGATGCGGTCGGCGGGCCCCGTCCCGACGCCGCCGGCTGGTCCCCGTCCGACGCCGGCGGGGCGCCCCTCGTCCCGCGTCCCGGCGGCAGCCCGCACTCGGGGCCGCACCCCGTGCCCGCCGCGGGTCCCGGCTCCGGGCCGCACTCCGTGCCGGACGGAAGCCCCGGGGCGCACGCCGCGCGCTCGGGACCGGCTCCGCTCGCGGCGCCGTTCGCGCAGCCCGCCACGGGCAGGGCGCCGTCGCCGCCCACGCACCCCTCGGGGCCCGGGGGGAAGAAGCGCCCGGGCCGCGTCCCGATCGTGGCCGCCACGCTGGTCGCCGCCGTCGCCGCACTCGCGCTGGTCGCGTTCATCATCTTGAATCACCGCGGCGACACCTGGTCCCGCTACCAGACCAGCACCGCCGCACCGCTGACGTTCGAGTATCCAGGCGACTGGACGGTACGCACGCACCGCGACCTGTTCGCGGTGGCCTCGCCGCACGCCTCGGAGTTCGAGGCCCTGTTCGTGGCCGGCCCCGGTGCCGACTGGTCGAAGATCTCCCAGATCGTCACCGAGGACCCGGAGGCCGCCTCCGGCGTGTACGTCCAGACCTCCGACACCCTCGACCCCGGCGGCGACGCCGAGCAGATGAAGGCCAAGATGGAGGTTCTGCTGCCGGGCGAGGTCGACGTCGGCAAGCCCGTGCCGGACCAGGCCGGCAACAGCCCCGCCACCCGCTTCGACGGCTCGCTGCGCGATCCCGCGTCCGGCACCAGGCTGGGCTTCGTGAGCTACGTGATCGACCGCCGGCCCAAGA from Nonomuraea polychroma encodes the following:
- a CDS encoding FecCD family ABC transporter permease — protein: MTTQAGLSRARPLWVAGALGVLAVSMVAGLLDGAADISPWQVLLQAMDWLPLVHVDSGLAPVEQGLLYELRLPRVLVAAVVGGLLAMAGAAYQGVFRNPLADPYLLGAAAGAGLAATLAIVALPAVAGSIPVAAFAGAVGGVFLAYTLGNTAGRAGGTATLVLAGVAVTSFLTAIQTFVQQFKVEELQRIYSWILGDVGGGWDQLWLVLPYAAVSSVLLLLHGRMLDVLSVGDEEATSLGLRAGRVRFTVLLAASLATAAAVAVSGLIGFVGIVVPHVVRRLAGGSYRIVLPLSLIGGAAFLVLADLVARTVLAPAELPIGVVTMFVGAPFFVTVLRMTRRAVT
- a CDS encoding ABC transporter ATP-binding protein, encoding MIETRGLSVRLGEREVVRDVDLRVRRGEWLAIIGPNGAGKSTLLKAVMGLVAHRGDVTLSGRPGAGLKPRERARLLAYAPQTPALPPDMTVFDYALLGRTPYIPYLGRESRHDREVTASVLDRLDLTALATRHVGELSGGERQRVVLARALAQQAPVLLLDEPTTALDLGHQQQVLELVDRLRRADGLTVVTTMHDLTVAGLYADALLLLADGHAAASGKPDQVLTEELVGRHFDAHVKIEPGPDGRPVVHLVRGGP
- a CDS encoding adenosylcobinamide amidohydrolase, which translates into the protein MKLTYRVEEGARLGALLWEFGPGWRMISSALLGGGIGAREWVLNAQVVAGYARMDPVDHLRSLGPGGEGVGMMTAASVDRYVRAADGGVEAFATVGLRVPTWAAAPEGFEDPELAPMRVGTINIVTVVPVAMTDAALVNAVMTVTEAKSQALIEAGFPCTGTASDAVCVAVPADGPEELFGGPRSEWGARVARAVHAAVRRGAEAWRPRDSG
- a CDS encoding Uma2 family endonuclease — translated: MATIEPTRGRVVLPRTLTVDELLRFPVDGKHYELFNGSLVVSPAPTPLHQRIIFRLQRILDDAAPPELEPLSTVNVRPSNEDFYIPDLVVVPVAVADAVGLMFAPSDLLLAVEVVSPTSQLLDRATKPLAYAAAGIPLYWRVDPDGPTLYVYELDGDSYKEPITHKAGTTVTLPSPYAVSFDPADLIGRPVSNP
- a CDS encoding hydantoinase B/oxoprolinase family protein, whose translation is MTDALTAEVLRNALVVAAEEASIVVVRSAYSTFIVEGSDASAAVLDARGRLIAQSMATTLMNSMALKVALPELIKDIPLDTMRPGEAYVLNDAYRGGVHTNDLLVYRPVFVDGSPAYFTGTMIHVSDLGGLSAGGMAPLATDVFLEGLQLPPVRLATADGIDPAIEAVLRANSRTPDKVMGDVRALVAGTAVAAARLEALIGEYGVDGLAAGVGDYLDYTEARTRASLAELPEGRFEAAYPIDDDGINPEKSHHIRVAVTLDAAQAVLDFAGTDPQVPAAINASASQSLAAAVFAIRCFLDPAIPMNDGCLRAIEVRLPEGSLLNARSPYPCGGRYVPIYAAMEAVFQALSEAVPERAIAPSGILQPFSIAAVGAPYWIHLSYDFGGVGARQGLDGPDATGVHFGIGRNSVPQVEPVESRCPLIVESIETIPDSGGPGRYRGGLGSRTVYRFLADCHVTTRGDRLRLPPPGRDGGLPGRLGGFYKRHLDGTVERLASKVNNVRFAAGEAFIVETTGGAGLGPPAERDRAAILADLEAGRVTPRGAAEDYGLETGRPIKSAGSKLTA
- a CDS encoding hydantoinase/oxoprolinase family protein encodes the protein MAYAIGVDVGGTFTDVVLRGTSGAVSVVKCLSTHYDPIAGIVSGVTRVLGERDPAQVTRVVHATTLATNAVLERKGVRVAYVTTQGFRAAVPLGRYARVEEDRYDLRFTPPPPPVAAADCFEVVERISARGEVLTPLDPDSVRRVAAEIARRGIESAAVCLLHAYANPGHERQVAAILRETVPTVVTSSEVWPEIREYERATTTIMSAYIGPLMASYLSRLRDRLADVGIHAPIHVMESSGGVISAELAARRAVATIESGPAAGVLAAAGTGFADVISFDMGGTTAKACVVRGGRPEITHEFHVGGKGSFGGRRAGTGVPIKTPAIDLAEVGAGGGSIAWLDAAGALRVGPHSAGSSPGPACYGLGGSEPTVTDANLVLGYLSSASIPLSPSLADKALDRLAGPLGVSREGAAYAVHEIVSAAMASAVHVVTVQRGIDPRGFALVAFGGAGPMHAARVAERFRISTVVVPAYCGVASAAGLLAGDLSTDRVLSRLDAGDPEPIFTELAADAAADLGVPPADPAVTVLRSVDVRFKGQSHDLTVEWSPSTEVLASRFFERYRQVYGITQQGEIELVSYRVRVTTPADRPLPTDRHLPADASLPSGADRPAPRQAYFPELGGYVEIPVHTRDTMGGVLPGPAVIEDAESTIVVPPAWIATLTESRAVHLTPGSGR
- a CDS encoding serine/threonine protein kinase, with the protein product MQLNERSLIGQEVAGYYIEDIVGKGGMAVVYLALDPRLSRRVALKILNPVLSVDDRFRQRFILESRTVASIEHPNIIPIYEANADADGVLYIAMRYVDGLDLRRLIYDRGPLPIGPANQIFAQVAAALDAAHAHDLIHRDVKPANILLAGNHVYLTDFGITKHRSSISGLTQTDQFIGTPRYMSPEQINKEHIDGRCDQYALACVVYESLSARLPFQRENDIALLWAHLAEQPTPLSQLRPDLPPEIDAVMMRALAKSPEQRFVTCTEFVSALRDAVGGPRPDAAGWSPSDAGGAPLVPRPGGSPHSGPHPVPAAGPGSGPHSVPDGSPGAHAARSGPAPLAAPFAQPATGRAPSPPTHPSGPGGKKRPGRVPIVAATLVAAVAALALVAFIILNHRGDTWSRYQTSTAAPLTFEYPGDWTVRTHRDLFAVASPHASEFEALFVAGPGADWSKISQIVTEDPEAASGVYVQTSDTLDPGGDAEQMKAKMEVLLPGEVDVGKPVPDQAGNSPATRFDGSLRDPASGTRLGFVSYVIDRRPKTMLVMYFCAKTTCDDATQTRIRQSVHVS